From one Agathobaculum sp. NTUH-O15-33 genomic stretch:
- a CDS encoding MFS transporter: MSKRSNRNFLFLIIGQAVSLFGTVLLRFTVSLLILDLTGSAALFGMITAIGYLPPVFLSPVVGFLADRKNKKNLMVGLDGMYGLLAVCLALAMRLPHTLAGITVAMVVLSILSSFETPIVQSTIPLLQAKDNLVKANAIVSQINMAAQLAGPLLAGVCYGIVTRSDLMGVQSIFLGCAICFCLAAFVELWIEIPIVSIRRETLSMRLLRQDYREGIRFLTKERTHVLGAILLNAAFVLLIQPFITTGAPFIISVVLELSAALNGCAQAFMGAAGLIGGIIAGSLSSRFPLSQTYRLFWIMGAAIALLGMAFLLRATAYVTYMILVLAGVVIFMFASIAGILILSAIQQNVPDQMLGRTMSFYTAAVNAAFPTGIWLYGYLYDKLINYLFAVLLATAVLIFAVGKMGKQIYKHL; the protein is encoded by the coding sequence ATGAGCAAAAGATCAAATCGCAATTTTCTTTTCTTGATCATTGGACAGGCGGTCTCTCTCTTTGGGACGGTATTGCTGCGATTTACCGTTTCGCTGCTGATTTTAGATTTGACTGGGTCCGCCGCATTGTTCGGTATGATTACGGCGATCGGCTATTTACCTCCGGTGTTTCTGTCTCCGGTGGTTGGCTTTTTGGCGGATCGAAAAAACAAAAAGAATCTTATGGTCGGGCTGGACGGTATGTATGGTCTGCTGGCGGTCTGCTTAGCGCTTGCCATGCGTTTGCCGCATACGCTGGCCGGCATAACGGTCGCCATGGTCGTTCTGTCGATCCTATCCTCTTTTGAAACGCCGATCGTTCAATCCACAATTCCGCTACTGCAAGCGAAAGACAACCTTGTAAAAGCGAATGCCATAGTAAGCCAGATCAATATGGCCGCCCAATTAGCGGGGCCTTTATTGGCCGGTGTGTGTTATGGGATCGTCACAAGGAGCGATCTCATGGGCGTTCAAAGCATTTTTTTAGGCTGCGCAATATGCTTTTGTCTTGCCGCCTTTGTGGAGCTATGGATCGAGATACCAATCGTAAGCATACGGCGGGAAACATTATCTATGCGGCTGCTCAGACAAGACTACCGGGAAGGGATTCGGTTTTTGACAAAGGAAAGGACGCACGTTTTGGGGGCGATCCTGCTAAACGCCGCCTTTGTTCTGCTGATTCAGCCGTTCATTACGACGGGGGCGCCTTTTATCATATCGGTCGTCTTGGAATTGAGCGCGGCGCTGAACGGATGCGCGCAGGCGTTCATGGGCGCCGCTGGCTTGATTGGCGGAATCATAGCGGGAAGCCTGTCAAGCCGCTTTCCGCTAAGCCAGACCTATCGGCTGTTCTGGATCATGGGGGCGGCGATCGCGCTTTTGGGCATGGCTTTTCTGTTGCGAGCCACCGCCTATGTGACATATATGATCTTGGTGCTGGCGGGCGTTGTCATTTTTATGTTTGCAAGCATCGCGGGAATCTTGATCCTGTCGGCGATCCAGCAAAATGTCCCGGATCAGATGCTGGGGCGTACCATGTCCTTTTATACTGCGGCGGTTAACGCGGCTTTCCCGACGGGCATTTGGCTCTATGGATACCTTTACGATAAACTGATCAACTATTTGTTTGCCGTCCTATTGGCTACCGCTGTTTTGATTTTTGCCGTAGGGAAAATGGGTAAACAAATTTATAAGCACCTTTAA
- a CDS encoding helix-turn-helix domain-containing protein — MPLNENIQSLRRERGLSQEELAITLGVSRQAVSKWELGDATPDTDKVIALANYFGVTTDYLLRDLAPETAPAQQRAPSAQKRFAPMLLCIGWCGSALGLCLLLYGQYFAANDWPRLIGLMLLVLFAILPLGSSLMLRQEDEQAGRAFLRQFWRVNIWLVTPVPLIWLGGSSILAHFISSGLAEHLWSVLPEPLWALGRLAVFAALPIALYIAICLLVTFLLRKKSK; from the coding sequence ATGCCACTGAATGAAAATATCCAAAGCCTGCGCCGCGAACGCGGCCTTTCGCAGGAAGAACTGGCCATAACGTTAGGCGTATCCCGGCAAGCCGTGAGCAAATGGGAGCTCGGCGACGCGACGCCGGACACGGACAAGGTGATCGCGCTGGCGAATTACTTTGGGGTGACAACCGACTATCTGCTGCGCGATCTCGCGCCGGAAACCGCCCCGGCACAGCAGCGCGCTCCATCGGCGCAGAAACGCTTTGCGCCCATGCTATTGTGCATCGGCTGGTGCGGCTCGGCGCTTGGGCTGTGCCTGCTGCTGTACGGGCAATATTTCGCCGCAAACGATTGGCCGCGGCTGATCGGGCTTATGCTGCTCGTTTTATTCGCCATACTGCCTCTTGGTTCCAGTTTGATGTTGCGTCAAGAGGACGAACAGGCGGGGCGCGCGTTCCTGCGGCAATTCTGGCGCGTCAATATTTGGCTTGTCACGCCCGTGCCGTTGATCTGGCTTGGCGGCAGCAGCATCTTGGCGCATTTTATCTCAAGCGGGCTGGCCGAACATCTTTGGAGCGTCCTGCCCGAGCCGTTGTGGGCGCTGGGTCGTCTGGCTGTATTCGCGGCGCTTCCCATTGCGCTTTACATCGCGATCTGCCTGCTCGTCACTTTTTTACTGCGAAAAAAATCAAAATAA
- a CDS encoding HAD-IA family hydrolase has product MKITTAIFDLDGTLLNTLGDLADSVNVALARHGLPLASEEQVRERVGNGVRRLISLSLPENASDTLVDACLDDFRTAYEQRITNRTQPYDGIVPLLRALKREDVAVGVLSNKYDLAAKNLIRFFFGDLCQVTVGERPGVPRKPDPTSALDLLRQLGGDPATTLYIGDSPVDMQTAHNAGLTAVGVGWGFRSVEELKNAGAEAIVNAPEELLPLFQNGLVNIDAICAAFTRRGFGFTYFPTAADALPYLSETCAGQTVSFGGSKTLEALGLVDALADKAEVHWHWLDADDHTQAADIYLSSANALAETGEIVNIDGACNRVAGTLYGSDRCIFVCGVNKLCPDLQSAVDRARNVAAPLNAKRLGRRTPCAVDGKCHDCRSADRICSALVVHMAPPLSMKKCEVVLIGEALGY; this is encoded by the coding sequence ATGAAAATTACCACTGCCATTTTTGATCTGGACGGTACGCTTCTGAATACGCTCGGCGATCTGGCGGACAGCGTCAATGTAGCGCTGGCCCGCCACGGGCTGCCGTTGGCCAGCGAGGAGCAGGTACGCGAGCGCGTCGGCAACGGCGTTCGCCGCCTGATCTCGCTCAGCCTGCCTGAAAACGCCTCCGACACGCTGGTCGACGCTTGCCTTGACGATTTCCGCACCGCTTACGAGCAGCGCATCACCAACCGTACCCAGCCGTACGACGGCATCGTACCGCTTTTGCGCGCCTTGAAGCGCGAGGACGTTGCGGTGGGCGTTTTATCGAACAAATACGATCTTGCCGCAAAGAATCTCATCCGCTTTTTCTTCGGCGACCTGTGTCAAGTGACCGTGGGCGAACGCCCGGGCGTGCCCCGCAAGCCCGATCCGACCTCCGCGCTTGATTTGCTGCGTCAGCTTGGCGGCGACCCTGCCACGACCCTTTATATCGGCGACAGTCCGGTTGATATGCAGACCGCGCACAACGCGGGATTGACCGCGGTCGGCGTGGGCTGGGGGTTCCGCTCGGTGGAGGAACTGAAAAACGCGGGCGCGGAAGCCATCGTGAACGCTCCCGAGGAATTGCTGCCGCTGTTTCAAAACGGCCTTGTGAATATCGACGCGATCTGCGCCGCCTTTACGCGCCGCGGCTTCGGCTTCACCTACTTCCCGACCGCGGCGGACGCCCTGCCCTACCTGAGCGAGACCTGCGCCGGGCAAACGGTTTCTTTCGGCGGCTCTAAAACGCTGGAAGCGCTCGGCCTTGTGGACGCGCTCGCGGACAAAGCCGAGGTGCACTGGCACTGGCTGGACGCGGACGACCATACGCAGGCGGCGGACATCTATCTTTCCTCTGCCAACGCACTGGCCGAAACCGGCGAGATCGTCAATATCGACGGTGCGTGCAACCGCGTGGCGGGCACGCTGTACGGCTCCGACCGTTGTATTTTCGTATGCGGCGTCAATAAGCTCTGCCCCGATCTGCAAAGCGCGGTCGACCGCGCGCGCAATGTCGCGGCGCCGCTAAACGCCAAACGGCTCGGCCGCCGCACGCCCTGCGCCGTGGACGGCAAATGTCACGACTGCCGCAGCGCAGACCGCATCTGCTCCGCGCTTGTCGTGCACATGGCCCCGCCGCTCTCGATGAAAAAATGCGAAGTCGTCCTGATCGGCGAAGCGCTAGGATATTAA